The proteins below are encoded in one region of Metabacillus dongyingensis:
- a CDS encoding glycoside hydrolase family 65 protein: MMREQVIYDKHFDLHYINKFASLMTLGNGYLGLRATHEEDYAEQTRGMYAAGIYNKAAANDPSDLVNLPDMIGMRIEIDDEIFSLLNGNILSYERKLNLANGELQREILWKSNSGSRFRLIFQRFVAKNDLHLLAAKVTITSLDKKAKLKIVTGINAQQTNFGKQHLIEEKVRVIDEQMMQGVYKTTESGHTIALAASCRCSVQSDVSFTAKNRQLLSTIKQDLTVNSPFVLEKIGSVFTSLDQDQACNDPESSSENAIKTIESFSYDDLLSQSTRKWEQFWQRKRVKVTSTKEFDQFSLDFALYQVEIMTPAHDARFSVGAKGLTGEGYKGHVFWDTEIFIAPFHLFTEPETARKLLSYRYLRLEQAKEKAALNGYEGALFPWESAFSGKEETPEYAAINIRTGERQKVASALAEHHIVADIAYAVVQYYSNTHDDAFMKKEGLALLKETCRFWISRAVKENGHLSIKDVIGPDEYTEHIDNNAFTNYMAAYNVEQALYFMDKFGDIDHLLMDRGQDFLNHLYLPKPNVHHIIPQDDTFLSKPEIDLTRYKENQGSQGILLDYSRHEINEMQILKQADVVMLLYLFPELFPSEVVTKNLHYYEEHTIHDSSLSKAIHAIVAARCGENEKAYRFFQEACLIDLGPNPHSSDEGLHAASLGAMWLAAIFGFANLSFKNNRLILNPKLPASWSELTFPLHFRGTSLTISLTHQKIKLTKVEGPEITVEVNGEEIRVSDKIEVFR, encoded by the coding sequence ATGATGAGAGAACAAGTAATTTATGATAAACATTTTGATCTGCATTATATAAATAAGTTTGCTAGTTTAATGACATTAGGAAATGGCTATTTAGGTCTTCGTGCTACGCACGAAGAAGACTACGCAGAACAAACTCGCGGTATGTATGCAGCTGGTATTTATAATAAAGCTGCGGCTAATGACCCGTCAGATTTAGTGAATCTGCCAGATATGATCGGAATGAGAATAGAAATCGACGATGAGATATTCTCGCTATTAAATGGAAACATCCTTTCATATGAACGAAAATTAAATCTGGCTAATGGAGAATTGCAGCGTGAGATCCTCTGGAAAAGCAATTCAGGCTCTCGGTTTCGTCTGATTTTCCAACGTTTTGTTGCTAAAAATGACTTGCATTTACTAGCAGCAAAAGTAACGATCACTAGCTTAGACAAAAAGGCTAAGTTAAAAATTGTGACTGGAATCAATGCTCAACAAACAAACTTTGGCAAACAGCACCTTATCGAAGAGAAGGTGCGTGTTATTGATGAACAAATGATGCAGGGAGTATATAAAACGACTGAATCAGGACATACGATTGCACTCGCAGCAAGCTGCAGGTGCTCAGTTCAAAGTGATGTTTCCTTTACTGCTAAGAACAGGCAGCTGCTGTCAACCATTAAGCAAGACCTTACGGTTAACTCACCGTTTGTTCTTGAGAAAATTGGTAGCGTTTTTACATCACTCGATCAAGATCAAGCTTGCAATGACCCTGAGTCTTCAAGTGAGAACGCAATAAAAACAATTGAATCTTTTAGCTATGACGATTTACTCTCACAGTCAACACGTAAATGGGAGCAATTTTGGCAGCGAAAACGTGTAAAAGTTACGTCAACCAAAGAGTTTGATCAATTTTCACTTGATTTCGCTTTGTACCAGGTAGAGATAATGACACCTGCACATGATGCCAGATTCAGTGTCGGAGCGAAAGGATTGACTGGAGAAGGCTATAAAGGGCATGTTTTTTGGGATACCGAAATATTTATAGCACCGTTTCATCTTTTTACTGAACCGGAAACAGCCAGAAAACTTTTAAGCTATCGTTATCTGCGTTTAGAACAAGCTAAAGAAAAGGCAGCGCTAAATGGCTATGAGGGAGCCCTCTTTCCATGGGAAAGTGCTTTTTCAGGAAAAGAAGAAACGCCTGAATATGCAGCAATAAATATTAGGACAGGGGAACGGCAGAAAGTAGCTTCAGCATTAGCAGAGCACCATATTGTTGCAGATATAGCTTATGCCGTGGTTCAGTATTACAGCAATACACATGATGATGCATTCATGAAAAAAGAAGGACTTGCCCTTCTTAAAGAAACCTGCCGCTTTTGGATTAGCCGTGCAGTGAAAGAAAATGGCCATTTATCCATTAAAGACGTAATCGGACCTGATGAGTATACAGAACATATCGATAACAATGCATTTACAAACTATATGGCTGCTTATAATGTGGAGCAAGCTCTCTATTTTATGGATAAGTTCGGGGACATTGATCATTTACTTATGGACCGCGGACAAGATTTCCTAAACCATTTATATTTGCCGAAACCAAATGTACATCATATTATTCCACAGGATGATACATTTTTGTCTAAACCTGAGATTGATTTAACCCGCTATAAAGAAAATCAGGGCAGCCAAGGTATTTTACTGGATTATTCCCGCCATGAAATAAATGAAATGCAAATTTTAAAACAAGCGGATGTTGTCATGCTTCTGTATCTTTTTCCAGAGCTATTTCCAAGCGAGGTGGTAACGAAAAATTTACATTATTACGAGGAGCACACGATTCATGATTCCTCACTGAGCAAAGCCATCCATGCGATTGTTGCAGCCCGATGCGGCGAAAATGAGAAAGCCTACCGCTTTTTCCAGGAGGCATGCCTGATCGATTTAGGTCCAAACCCTCATTCATCAGATGAAGGGCTTCATGCTGCATCCCTTGGAGCCATGTGGCTTGCTGCAATATTTGGATTTGCAAATCTATCTTTTAAAAACAATCGGTTAATTCTAAACCCTAAACTTCCGGCCAGCTGGTCTGAGCTTACATTTCCGCTTCACTTTCGCGGTACAAGCTTAACCATTTCATTAACCCATCAAAAAATCAAATTGACGAAGGTTGAAGGACCAGAGATTACAGTTGAGGTAAATGGCGAAGAAATTAGAGTATCCGACAAAATAGAAGTCTTCCGATAA
- the pgmB gene encoding beta-phosphoglucomutase, with the protein MSKRNIDAVVFDLDGVITDTAHYHFLAWRQLAEELGIVIDEVFNEKLKGVSRMDSLELILQEGNQQHNFSLAQKEEMAAKKNLHYCEFLKELTPDDVLPGILNLIADIKSEGISIGLASVSKNANTVLEALELQKVFDFCADAAKISKSKPDPEIFLTACNGLGALPQRSIGIEDAAAGIEAIKASEMFAVGVGSSLHKADYQVENTDQLCWDKIKEAHKNWISI; encoded by the coding sequence ATGAGTAAAAGGAATATTGATGCTGTTGTTTTTGACCTGGATGGGGTCATTACCGATACAGCACATTATCATTTTTTGGCATGGAGACAGCTTGCTGAAGAACTGGGAATTGTCATTGATGAGGTATTTAATGAAAAGCTGAAGGGTGTAAGCAGAATGGACTCTCTTGAGTTAATCTTACAAGAGGGAAATCAGCAGCATAACTTTAGTTTAGCCCAAAAAGAAGAGATGGCCGCAAAAAAAAATCTTCATTATTGTGAGTTTTTAAAGGAGTTAACACCTGATGACGTATTGCCGGGAATTTTGAACCTCATTGCAGATATTAAATCTGAGGGAATTTCAATCGGGCTTGCTTCTGTTTCAAAAAATGCGAATACGGTCTTAGAGGCATTAGAGCTGCAAAAGGTATTTGATTTTTGTGCAGACGCAGCAAAAATAAGCAAATCCAAACCTGACCCAGAAATTTTCCTGACTGCCTGCAATGGACTCGGTGCTCTGCCGCAACGGTCGATTGGCATTGAAGATGCTGCAGCTGGAATTGAAGCTATTAAAGCAAGTGAAATGTTTGCAGTTGGAGTAGGAAGCTCCCTGCACAAAGCCGATTACCAGGTAGAAAATACTGATCAGCTTTGTTGGGATAAAATTAAAGAGGCTCATAAAAACTGGATAAGCATTTAG
- a CDS encoding GAF domain-containing sensor histidine kinase — MSNDEKRILELQTLKTIAETLNQSNDLKQMLDDVLRKLLHVTGLETGWIYLIDSDKQYRLAADHKLPPALETDNKKAMCRGDCWCIDKFADGRLNKAANIINCKRLEDAEQFEWGETNEITHHATVPLRTGNEKIGLLNVASPNKTHFSTEELALLEAVAFQIGTAMKRMKLVENEQHLALIAERNRLAQDLHDSVNQLLFSIMLTARGSKEMTEDQQMKEMLSYVQDLSQEALSEMRALIWQLRPQGLENGIASALMNYAKVLGLELETDIQGVQTLPCDTEEALWRIGQEALNNCKKHAQIKTASIRIHRLKNEVIMTIKDQGAGFSYNEKLPLPSMGLQGMKNRVQKLNGTFQITAGINRGTEIEVKIPI; from the coding sequence ATGTCTAACGATGAAAAACGCATTTTGGAACTGCAGACACTAAAGACAATCGCTGAAACACTGAATCAGTCAAATGATCTTAAACAAATGCTTGATGACGTTCTCAGAAAGCTTCTTCACGTAACAGGACTTGAAACAGGCTGGATCTATCTTATTGATTCAGATAAGCAATATCGATTAGCTGCGGATCATAAGCTTCCTCCTGCACTTGAAACAGATAATAAAAAAGCAATGTGCAGAGGGGATTGCTGGTGCATCGATAAATTTGCGGACGGACGTTTAAATAAGGCTGCAAATATCATAAACTGCAAACGTTTAGAAGACGCGGAGCAATTTGAATGGGGCGAAACGAATGAAATTACCCATCATGCTACCGTTCCGCTTAGAACGGGGAATGAAAAAATCGGTTTATTAAATGTAGCTTCTCCGAATAAAACCCATTTCTCGACCGAAGAGCTTGCCTTGCTCGAAGCTGTTGCTTTTCAAATAGGCACTGCCATGAAACGGATGAAGCTTGTGGAAAACGAACAGCATCTTGCTCTAATTGCGGAGAGGAACAGGCTGGCGCAGGATTTGCATGATTCCGTCAATCAGCTTCTTTTTTCAATTATGCTGACTGCAAGAGGTTCAAAGGAAATGACAGAAGATCAACAGATGAAAGAGATGCTGTCATATGTTCAAGATCTCTCACAGGAGGCTCTTTCAGAAATGAGGGCTTTAATCTGGCAGCTTAGACCTCAAGGGCTGGAAAATGGGATTGCATCTGCGCTGATGAATTACGCAAAAGTATTGGGCCTAGAACTTGAAACGGATATTCAGGGTGTTCAAACCCTCCCATGCGATACGGAGGAAGCCCTGTGGAGAATCGGTCAGGAAGCGTTAAATAATTGTAAAAAGCATGCACAAATAAAAACTGCTTCCATTCGCATACACCGTTTGAAAAATGAGGTAATCATGACAATTAAAGACCAGGGAGCAGGTTTTTCTTACAATGAAAAATTGCCGCTGCCTTCAATGGGGCTTCAGGGAATGAAAAATCGCGTTCAAAAATTAAACGGCACCTTTCAAATAACCGCCGGAATAAATAGAGGCACGGAAATAGAAGTGAAAATACCAATCTAA
- a CDS encoding response regulator has protein sequence MGIRLLIADDHKVVRRGLHFFLSTQKDIEIVGEAEDGEEAVKMVRTLLPDVILMDLSMPVMNGVDATKEIRTFNEQIKIIILTSYADQDHVIPAIQAGASGYQLKDVEPDELVHTIREVLKGESKLHPKVTTHVMSHLMQTNQKDEKLLTPLTNRENDVLKEIAKGKSNKEIAASLYITEKTVKTHVSNILSKLSLSDRTQAALYAVKNGLDK, from the coding sequence ATGGGAATTCGCCTGTTAATTGCTGACGATCACAAAGTAGTCCGCAGAGGGCTGCACTTTTTTCTCTCTACCCAAAAGGATATTGAGATTGTCGGAGAAGCTGAAGACGGGGAAGAGGCTGTAAAGATGGTGCGCACGCTGCTGCCAGACGTGATATTAATGGACCTCTCCATGCCCGTCATGAATGGAGTAGATGCAACAAAGGAAATCCGCACATTCAACGAACAGATAAAAATCATTATTTTGACGAGCTACGCCGATCAGGACCATGTGATCCCAGCCATTCAGGCAGGAGCATCTGGCTATCAGCTTAAGGATGTCGAACCGGATGAACTAGTTCATACGATAAGGGAAGTGCTGAAAGGAGAAAGCAAACTTCATCCCAAAGTCACAACTCACGTCATGTCCCATTTGATGCAAACGAATCAAAAAGATGAAAAGCTATTGACACCGCTTACGAATCGGGAGAATGATGTATTAAAGGAAATTGCAAAAGGAAAAAGCAATAAAGAAATTGCCGCTTCTTTATACATCACAGAAAAGACCGTAAAAACACATGTGTCAAATATTTTATCCAAGCTGTCGCTCTCTGACCGCACACAAGCTGCGCTATATGCAGTCAAGAATGGCTTAGACAAATAA
- a CDS encoding NADPH-dependent FMN reductase yields MKLLVINGSPRKKGRTRLAAAFIAEKYGAAHIDLSVLNLPMFNGEEDQEKLEAVQELKNQVKAADGVILLSPEYHSGMSGALKNALDYLGSSHFAHKPVGLIAVAGGGKGGINALNNMRTVMRGVYANAIPKQLALDPICFDYENKKLLEDSAVLVAQLIEELKMYVEFYIQKQK; encoded by the coding sequence ATGAAATTGCTTGTTATTAATGGAAGTCCAAGAAAAAAAGGAAGAACCCGTCTTGCAGCAGCATTTATTGCTGAAAAATACGGAGCAGCGCATATCGATTTAAGTGTTCTGAATCTCCCAATGTTTAATGGAGAGGAAGACCAGGAAAAGCTTGAAGCAGTCCAGGAACTGAAAAACCAGGTTAAAGCAGCAGACGGTGTCATTTTATTATCACCTGAATATCACAGCGGCATGAGCGGAGCATTAAAAAATGCCCTTGATTATTTAGGAAGTTCTCATTTTGCACATAAGCCTGTTGGCCTGATTGCTGTTGCCGGCGGAGGAAAAGGCGGGATCAATGCTCTGAATAATATGAGAACCGTGATGAGAGGAGTTTATGCAAATGCCATACCAAAACAGCTTGCCCTTGATCCGATCTGTTTTGATTATGAAAACAAAAAACTTCTTGAGGATTCAGCGGTGCTAGTTGCCCAGCTAATCGAGGAACTAAAGATGTATGTGGAATTTTATATACAAAAGCAAAAGTAA
- a CDS encoding YhdB family protein: METVDYDKALYYTHRSQWDNLLILMVRTKDDMLSKRIEQFLHAYNFENNYGEVEKKLYSLLRYIDHAVEIGHEFEDAEYAYLT; encoded by the coding sequence GTGGAGACAGTCGATTACGACAAAGCATTATATTATACTCACCGATCACAATGGGATAATCTTCTGATCTTAATGGTGCGAACAAAAGATGATATGCTCTCAAAACGGATTGAGCAGTTCCTGCACGCATACAACTTCGAAAACAATTACGGAGAAGTCGAAAAGAAATTATATTCACTCCTTCGCTATATCGATCACGCTGTAGAAATAGGACATGAGTTTGAGGATGCAGAATATGCTTATCTGACTTAA
- a CDS encoding DUF421 domain-containing protein, with protein MDFFHGQETLTSIQWILRAVFAFFFLALSAKVMGQRSIAQLRLLDFVIALIIGNIMAHPLSDEGLGLKGSMITMTVLIILYTAGIFISLKWHAFRVFLDPSAFPLITNGKISYKNLKKARLTIEDLLSELRKQQIEDPEKVAAALFESDGKISCFLKADHQTVTNLDLNLAPAPFDLPATIIREGSINQKELQRFGKDEEWLVTELKTVHQTKVNEILLAIMDQQGSLRVFLYS; from the coding sequence ATGGATTTTTTTCATGGTCAGGAAACTCTTACATCCATTCAATGGATTCTGAGAGCTGTTTTTGCTTTTTTCTTTTTAGCCTTGTCCGCTAAAGTCATGGGCCAGAGATCGATTGCCCAGCTCCGGCTCCTTGATTTCGTGATCGCACTCATCATTGGCAATATCATGGCTCATCCCCTTTCTGATGAAGGACTTGGACTAAAAGGTTCAATGATCACGATGACCGTTTTAATTATTCTGTATACAGCGGGCATATTTATCAGTCTAAAGTGGCATGCGTTTCGTGTATTTCTTGATCCGTCCGCTTTTCCTTTAATCACAAATGGCAAGATTTCTTACAAAAACTTAAAAAAAGCAAGATTAACCATTGAAGATTTGCTTTCGGAACTTAGGAAACAGCAAATTGAAGATCCTGAAAAAGTTGCCGCAGCCCTTTTCGAATCAGACGGCAAGATATCCTGTTTTTTAAAAGCGGATCATCAAACCGTTACAAATCTTGATCTGAATTTAGCCCCGGCTCCTTTCGATCTTCCTGCAACCATCATCCGGGAAGGCAGCATAAATCAGAAAGAACTTCAGCGTTTTGGGAAAGATGAAGAATGGCTGGTCACTGAACTTAAAACCGTTCACCAGACAAAAGTGAATGAAATCCTTCTTGCCATTATGGATCAGCAGGGCAGTCTGAGGGTGTTTCTTTATTCATAA
- a CDS encoding acyclic terpene utilization AtuA family protein: MSKEIRILSPCGMLGYGFPLESFQNGMRKKPHAIVVDAGSTDAGPHKLGAGVGIVSKRAAKKDLEILISAALDNHIPLIVGSAGGAGAKPHVEWTLDIMEEVLSNKKSRPKVGVIWADINKSSITHALNEGRIEKMSPNVPDLTHLSLTDTHSIVAQMGHEPILEALHQECELIICGRAFDPSPFAAVGIFHGMDAGLSYHLGKILECGALCAEPGTTKDCILGTIKEYSFTVQSLNPIRKCSTTSVAAHTFYEKDHPYLLHGPGFLLDLSQCEFKSAGEGLIEVSGSKYVPSKDYRVKLEGARVKAYRTFVLAGVRDPVLINNIERIEASVKEEVISHYKDIPEHTYQINFYHYGKNAVLGESESEPFSGHEIGLVFEVVADTQEAASSICATLRSTFLHYGYEGRKSTAGNLAFPFAPSDIEFGPVYEFSIYHLMKLKKGEIPFQLEVL, encoded by the coding sequence ATGAGCAAAGAAATCCGGATTTTGTCACCATGCGGCATGCTTGGATACGGTTTTCCGCTTGAGAGCTTTCAGAACGGCATGAGAAAGAAGCCTCATGCGATTGTTGTGGATGCCGGTTCTACAGATGCAGGTCCGCATAAATTGGGGGCAGGTGTCGGCATCGTTTCAAAGAGAGCTGCGAAAAAAGATTTGGAGATCCTTATTTCTGCTGCTTTGGACAATCACATTCCACTTATCGTCGGTTCAGCGGGAGGGGCTGGTGCAAAACCTCATGTTGAATGGACGTTGGATATAATGGAAGAAGTCCTGTCAAATAAGAAGAGCAGACCTAAAGTTGGCGTCATTTGGGCGGATATTAATAAATCGTCCATCACTCATGCCTTAAATGAGGGGAGAATAGAGAAAATGAGTCCGAATGTGCCCGATTTAACTCATCTTTCTTTGACCGACACTCATTCAATTGTTGCCCAGATGGGACATGAACCGATTTTAGAAGCGCTTCATCAGGAGTGTGAACTTATCATTTGCGGGAGAGCATTTGATCCATCGCCGTTTGCGGCTGTTGGCATTTTTCACGGCATGGATGCAGGCCTTTCCTATCACTTAGGAAAGATATTAGAATGCGGTGCCTTATGCGCTGAACCTGGAACGACGAAGGATTGTATTCTCGGTACAATTAAGGAATACTCATTTACTGTTCAGTCTTTAAATCCAATCAGAAAATGCAGTACAACAAGCGTGGCAGCTCATACCTTTTATGAAAAAGATCATCCCTATCTGCTCCATGGTCCAGGATTTTTATTGGATTTATCTCAGTGTGAGTTTAAAAGTGCAGGCGAAGGTTTAATTGAAGTATCTGGCAGCAAATATGTTCCCTCAAAGGATTACCGTGTGAAGCTTGAAGGAGCAAGAGTGAAAGCATACAGAACATTTGTCCTTGCAGGGGTTCGAGATCCGGTTTTAATTAATAATATCGAACGAATTGAAGCGTCTGTAAAAGAAGAAGTAATAAGCCATTATAAGGATATCCCTGAACATACTTATCAAATCAACTTTTATCATTATGGAAAAAATGCCGTATTAGGAGAAAGTGAGAGTGAACCCTTTTCAGGTCATGAAATAGGTCTTGTATTTGAGGTTGTCGCAGATACTCAAGAAGCGGCAAGCAGCATATGTGCAACGCTGCGCTCCACTTTTTTGCATTACGGCTATGAAGGAAGAAAGTCGACAGCTGGAAATCTGGCCTTTCCTTTTGCTCCGAGCGATATTGAGTTTGGACCTGTATATGAATTCTCAATCTATCATCTTATGAAACTGAAAAAAGGTGAGATCCCGTTTCAATTGGAGGTTCTATGA
- a CDS encoding DUF4387 domain-containing protein, with protein sequence MTTLGEYSKVLRSKNSGPFEITLDVLFCKSIDYFHVKHSNKITGDAICRLYRLKAEQLKHIVFFDQALGFKITFFRSHSSGSVFDRDVYGAQQHAPLMDLEID encoded by the coding sequence ATGACAACTTTAGGTGAATATTCAAAGGTGCTTAGAAGCAAAAACTCCGGTCCATTTGAAATCACGCTGGATGTTCTATTTTGCAAAAGCATTGATTATTTTCATGTGAAGCATTCAAACAAAATTACCGGGGACGCTATTTGCAGGCTCTATCGTCTTAAAGCGGAGCAGCTGAAGCATATTGTTTTTTTTGATCAGGCACTTGGATTCAAGATTACCTTTTTCAGAAGCCATTCGTCCGGATCTGTGTTTGACCGGGATGTGTATGGTGCGCAGCAGCATGCACCATTAATGGACCTTGAAATAGATTAG
- the rbsK gene encoding ribokinase: MNKIAVIGSLNMDLVAVTDISPKMGETVIGKDFHMFPGGKGANQATAAARLGGSVKLFGTLGDDQHGKFLLHQLENNKVDGSSIQMRRDAPTGCAIIEICEAQNRIIVVQGANAKTDEDYLQKKINDLLEADVILISMEIPMQPIEYIIKELADHEKIIILNPAPAVPLSDELISHCTYLLPNEHEAKIIFNGKYEETEALKKYPNKLVITKGEQGVTFFNGQKMETVPAIKVNPVDSTGAGDTFAGAFSYALSEEKPLKECIQYAVIAAGLSVEKRGAQSGMPTAAEVKEYCSRAAVDD, translated from the coding sequence ATGAATAAAATAGCGGTCATTGGCAGTTTAAATATGGACCTGGTTGCCGTAACAGATATTTCTCCTAAAATGGGAGAAACCGTAATAGGGAAGGATTTTCATATGTTTCCCGGCGGAAAGGGAGCCAATCAGGCAACCGCTGCTGCTAGGCTCGGCGGCTCAGTCAAGCTATTTGGAACGCTCGGAGACGATCAGCACGGAAAATTTCTGCTTCATCAATTAGAAAACAATAAAGTAGATGGATCAAGCATTCAAATGCGGCGGGATGCACCGACCGGCTGCGCGATAATTGAAATCTGCGAGGCTCAAAACCGGATCATCGTGGTCCAGGGTGCAAATGCCAAAACGGATGAAGATTATTTGCAGAAAAAAATAAATGATCTTTTAGAAGCTGATGTCATCTTAATTTCAATGGAAATTCCGATGCAGCCAATAGAATACATCATCAAAGAGCTTGCCGATCACGAAAAAATCATCATTCTGAATCCTGCCCCGGCTGTTCCTTTATCTGATGAGTTAATCAGCCATTGCACATACTTGCTTCCGAATGAACATGAAGCAAAAATTATTTTTAACGGCAAGTATGAAGAAACAGAGGCTTTAAAAAAGTATCCAAATAAGCTCGTGATTACAAAAGGAGAACAAGGCGTCACCTTCTTCAATGGACAGAAAATGGAAACCGTACCGGCCATCAAAGTAAATCCAGTTGATTCAACAGGTGCAGGTGATACGTTTGCAGGTGCATTTTCTTATGCGCTTTCAGAGGAAAAGCCTCTAAAAGAATGTATTCAATATGCTGTGATCGCTGCAGGATTGAGCGTTGAAAAACGCGGGGCGCAGAGCGGGATGCCGACCGCAGCAGAAGTAAAAGAATATTGCAGCAGGGCGGCTGTTGATGATTAA
- a CDS encoding ABC transporter permease: MIKQKLALMRKDWVLYFMIFPALLYFAVFHIVPLIGMKLAFQDYRIIGDNVWVGLKHFNVLFDSPAFFSVLKNTIIISTMKIIFVFPIPIILSLLINEVRNMPYRKYVQSIVYLPHFLSWVVIAGIWISLLSPVDGGVNVIRNFFQLPSLDYMTSKDQIRWVLVFSEMWRSAGWDSIIYLAAIMKISPSLYEAARMDGASGLQQMRYITLPEMSNTIITVFILNLGFFMNAGFDQVFNFMNDSVISVVDILDTYVYRIGILNGQYAYATAASLFKGVIGVVLIFGTHFLAKRLTGKGVW, translated from the coding sequence ATGATTAAACAAAAATTAGCGCTCATGCGCAAAGACTGGGTCTTATACTTCATGATTTTCCCTGCGCTCCTGTACTTTGCTGTCTTCCATATTGTGCCCTTGATCGGCATGAAGCTCGCGTTTCAGGATTACAGAATTATTGGTGACAATGTGTGGGTTGGCCTGAAGCATTTTAATGTCCTGTTTGATTCGCCAGCGTTTTTCTCCGTGCTGAAAAATACGATCATCATCAGTACGATGAAAATCATTTTTGTCTTTCCAATTCCCATTATTCTTTCTCTTCTCATCAACGAAGTCAGAAATATGCCTTACCGGAAATATGTTCAGTCGATTGTTTATTTGCCTCATTTCCTGTCATGGGTTGTCATAGCAGGGATTTGGATCAGTCTGCTGAGCCCTGTAGACGGCGGAGTGAACGTAATCCGGAATTTCTTTCAGCTGCCTTCGCTTGACTACATGACAAGCAAGGATCAAATACGCTGGGTGCTCGTCTTTTCTGAAATGTGGAGAAGCGCCGGCTGGGACTCGATTATCTATTTAGCGGCGATTATGAAAATCAGTCCTTCTCTGTATGAAGCGGCTCGCATGGACGGAGCATCAGGCCTGCAGCAAATGAGGTATATTACGCTGCCTGAAATGAGCAATACGATCATTACGGTCTTTATTCTGAATTTAGGTTTCTTTATGAATGCAGGTTTTGATCAGGTGTTTAACTTTATGAATGATTCCGTTATCAGCGTTGTCGATATTCTGGACACATATGTATACAGAATCGGAATTCTGAACGGTCAGTATGCCTACGCTACAGCAGCGAGTCTCTTCAAAGGCGTAATTGGGGTCGTTCTTATTTTCGGCACTCATTTCCTTGCAAAACGGCTGACCGGGAAAGGAGTATGGTGA
- a CDS encoding carbohydrate ABC transporter permease → MKTLKLSKILLYSALFLITLTMIIPIVNLLAMSLTAPENAHKMTGLSLIPKGFSLINYQILLSNPLIVKSLFNSIFITVSGTLLNLLLTALAAYVLTRKRLVGRKFFMVILILIMVFEPGLIPEYLVVKDLGLLDSYLSLILYKAINVYYLFIMMRFFEDVPESIQEAARIDGAGHLNIFFRIMLPLSKPALATLGLFYAVFHWNEFFRASIYLTDPGKWPLQLVLRQFVVERDNASLVGVQTLLEYKSVANLDFGSLQAGTIMLAIVPLLIMYPFILKFYAKGALEGGVKD, encoded by the coding sequence ATGAAAACATTGAAACTGTCTAAAATCCTGCTTTACTCAGCCTTATTTTTAATAACACTTACAATGATTATTCCAATTGTGAATCTGCTTGCCATGTCCCTTACAGCACCTGAGAATGCTCACAAAATGACGGGGCTTTCTCTGATTCCGAAAGGATTTTCGCTGATTAATTATCAAATTCTGCTTTCTAATCCGCTTATCGTGAAAAGTTTATTCAATTCAATTTTCATTACCGTTTCGGGTACTTTGCTGAATCTTCTTCTTACTGCACTGGCAGCCTATGTTTTAACAAGAAAAAGGCTTGTCGGCAGAAAGTTTTTTATGGTCATCCTGATTTTAATCATGGTTTTTGAGCCGGGATTGATACCTGAATATTTAGTTGTAAAGGATCTTGGTCTGCTTGATTCCTATTTATCTCTTATTCTCTATAAAGCCATCAATGTCTATTACTTGTTTATTATGATGCGATTTTTTGAAGATGTGCCCGAAAGCATTCAGGAAGCAGCGAGAATTGACGGAGCAGGTCACTTGAATATATTTTTTAGAATTATGCTGCCGCTGTCAAAGCCGGCACTTGCAACGCTAGGCTTATTTTATGCTGTCTTTCATTGGAACGAATTTTTCAGAGCTTCCATTTATCTTACGGACCCGGGAAAATGGCCTCTGCAGCTTGTGCTCAGGCAATTCGTTGTTGAACGGGATAATGCTTCATTAGTCGGAGTACAGACCCTTTTAGAGTACAAAAGTGTGGCCAATCTTGATTTTGGCTCGCTGCAGGCAGGTACGATTATGCTTGCCATCGTACCCCTCTTAATCATGTATCCCTTTATTCTGAAGTTTTATGCAAAGGGTGCATTAGAGGGAGGGGTAAAGGATTAG